One Cucurbita pepo subsp. pepo cultivar mu-cu-16 chromosome LG11, ASM280686v2, whole genome shotgun sequence DNA window includes the following coding sequences:
- the LOC111805778 gene encoding probable nucleolar protein 5-2, which produces MLVLFETSAGFALFKVLDEGKLSKVEDLWKDFSNAESARQVVKLKAFSKFENMSEALEATTLLIDSKPSKGLRKFLRANCDGETLGVADSKLGNIIKEKLQIDCVHNNSVMELVRGLRNQLNELISGLAVQDLAPMSLGLSHSLSRYKLKFSADKVDTMIIQAIGLLDDLDKELNTYAMRVREWYGWHFPELAKIIQDNIQYAKAVKFMGNRDNAAKLDFSEILSEEVETELKEACMISMGTEVSELDLMNIRELCDQVLSLSEYRAQLYDYLKSRMNTIAPNLTALVGELVGARLIAHGGSLLNLAKQPGSTVQILGAEKALFRALKTKHATPKYGLIYHASLIGQAAPKLKGKISRSLAAKTALAIRCDALGDGQDNTMGLENRAKLEARLRSLEGRELGHVAGSAKGKPKIEAYDKDRKKSIGGLITAAKTYNPAADSLLGKLEKANEVEAEAPVTGEEKKEKKKKKKRTEEEETVMEEEKSKPEVEDAGKDEKKKKKKKKQAEEEEDGGEEKEKKKKKKRKHAEDEEEEAEQPSKKKEKKKKKKSDD; this is translated from the exons ATGCTTGTGTTGTTCGAGACGTCGGCGGGCTTTGCCCTGTTTAAAGTTTTGGATGAAGGAAAACTTTCCAAAGTTGAG GATTTGTGGAAGGATTTTTCCAATGCCGAATCTGCTAGACAG GTGGTGAAGCTGAAGGCTTTTTCTAAGTTTGAAAACATGTCAGAAGCTTTGGAAGCTACCACGTTATTGATTGACAGCAAACCTAGCAAAGGCTTGCGGAAGTTTTTACGAGCCAACTGTGATGGGGAAACCTTGGGTGTTGCTGATTCTAAGCTtggaaatataattaaagagAAGCTG CAAATAGATTGTGTGCACAACAACTCTGTTATGGAGTTGGTAAGAGGTTTAAGAAATCAATTGAACGAACTCATATCTGGCCTAGCTGTTCAAGATTTGGCACCAATGAGCTTGGGATTGTCTCATAGTTTGTCTAGGTATAAACTGAAGTTCAGTGCTGATAag GTGGATACAATGATCATACAAGCTATTGGATTGCTTGATGATCTTGACAAGGAGTTGAATACTTATGCAATGCGTGTTAGGGAGTGGTATGGTTGGCATTTTCCAGAGCTTGCTAAAATTATTCAGGATAACATCCAATATGCCAAGGCAGTGAAATTTATGGGCAACCGTGACAATGCGGCCAAGCTCGATTTCTCTGAG ATATTGTCAGAGGAGGTTGAGACTGAGCTGAAGGAGGCGTGTATGATATCAATGGGAACTGAAGTTAGTGAACTTGACTTGATGAATATTAGAGAGCTCTGTGACCAGGTCCTTTCGCTTTCCGAGTACAGAGCCCAACTGTATGATTATCTAAAAAGTAGGATGAACACCATTGCTCCTAATTTGACTGCACTTGTTGGAGAGCTCGTTGGTGCCCGCCTAATTGCCCATGGTGGCAGTTTACTTAATCTTGCTAAGCAGCCTGGAAGCACAGTGCAAATTCTTGGAGCTGAGAAGGCTCTGTTCAGAGCCCTGAAAACAAAGCATGCAACCCCCAAGTATGGTCTTATCTATCATGCATCCCTAATTGGCCAGGCAGCTCCAAAGCTCAAAGGAAAAATCTCTCGGTCTCTTGCTGCCAAAACTGCACTGGCCATTAGGTGTGATGCTTTGGGTGATGGCCAAGATAACACCATGGGACTTGAAAATCGTGCCAAG CTGGAAGCAAGGTTAAGGAGCCTCGAGGGCAGAGAGTTGGGACATGTTGCTGGGTCGGCTAAAGGCAAACCCAAAATTGAGGCCTACGACAAGGACCGAAAGAAGAGCATCGGGGGCTTGATAACTGCTGCTAAG ACGTATAATCCCGCAGCCGATTCATTGCTTGGTAAACTCGAGAAGGCTAATGAGGTGGAAGCAGAGGCCCCAGTAACTggtgaagagaagaaagaaaagaagaagaaaaagaagaggacagaagaagaggaaacagTAATGGAGGAGGAAAAGTCGAAACCTGAAGTTGAAGATGCGGGGAAAgacgagaagaagaagaaaaagaagaagaaacaagctgaagaagaagaagatggtggtgaggagaaggaaaagaagaagaaaaagaagagaaagcacgcagaagacgaagaagaggAAGCCGAGCAGCCGAgcaagaagaaggaaaagaagaagaagaagaaaagtgacGATTAA